Part of the bacterium genome, GTCGAAGGCGACAATCTGATGGGTGACGCAGTCAATGTGGCGGCGCGATTGCAGGAACTGTCCGAGCCCGGTGGCATCCATGTCTCCGCCAGCGTGTTCGATCAAGTTGAAGGCAAGCTCGACCTCGCTTTCAACGATCTCGGCGCGCAACAGGTAAAGAACATCGTCAAGCCGGTGCGCGTGTATCGTGTGCCGCTCGGCGAGATCACTGGAGGCGGTGCCAAAGGCTCCAGCGCGCCGCTCCCACTTCCTGACAAGCCCTCAATCGCGGTGCTGCCGTTCACCAACATGTCGGGTGATATTGAGCATGAGTATTTCTCTGATGGCATCAGCGAGGACGTCATCACGGATTTGTCCCGGATCTCCGGACTGTTCGTCATCTCGCGCAGCTCGTCATTCACCTTTAAGGGTAGATCAGTAAATCTGAGGGACATCAGCCGGGAGCTCGGCGCCCGTTACGTGGTCGAAGGCAGCGTCCGCAGGGCCGGCGACCGCGTCCGGATTACCGCACAACTTGTCGACGGGACGACCGGCGGGCATTTATGGGCGGAGCGGTACGATCGCGATCTTGCGGACATCTTTGCCGTGCAGGACGATGTCACACGCAAAATCGTGACCGCGCTCAAGTTGAGACTGACCGCCGATGAAAAACACCGCCTCCTCGTGCGGGGTACCAGCAACGTGGAAGCCTACGAACATGTTTTGAGGGGGCGCGAATTCCTCTTCCGGGATACTCCGGCTGACAACATACGAGCACGGGAGTCGTTTGGTAGGTCCGTATCCCTGGACCCTGGCTATGCCGTGGCCTGGATGCTCCTCGGAGAAACCCATCTAGCCGAGTTCAACATGGGCTGGGATCTCAAT contains:
- a CDS encoding adenylate/guanylate cyclase domain-containing protein is translated as VEAVRCAVEAQRQLAERNTDLPEDRRIEFRIGVNLGDVVVEGDNLMGDAVNVAARLQELSEPGGIHVSASVFDQVEGKLDLAFNDLGAQQVKNIVKPVRVYRVPLGEITGGGAKGSSAPLPLPDKPSIAVLPFTNMSGDIEHEYFSDGISEDVITDLSRISGLFVISRSSSFTFKGRSVNLRDISRELGARYVVEGSVRRAGDRVRITAQLVDGTTGGHLWAERYDRDLADIFAVQDDVTRKIVTALKLRLTADEKHRLLVRGTSNVEAYEHVLRGREFLFRDTPADNIRARESFGRSVSLDPGYAVAWMLLGETHLAEFNMGWDLNPDSTLGVAHHLMSKALELGPDLPSAHTSLGKVLVWQKKHGQALASIERSIELDPNDAEAHGYLAFVLNWAGDRVPWRGVTEVGSRRFPARAGMISAPWLAG